The following DNA comes from Tunturibacter psychrotolerans.
GCTGGGGAAACATAGTTCTGCCGCGGCAAAGAACCTCGCTGAGGCGCTTTATGAATGGCTGGACCCGAGTGGTTCCGTGCGCAGATCTAATGGCGATTACACTGAGAAAAGAGATAGGTAAGGATCGGGTCATGTCACAAATAGTTCCAGAGACGATGCGTGCTGCGGTTTATCGCGGCGTAAATGATGTTCGAGTTGAAACGATTGCTGTGCCCGAGATCGGTGAGGGCGAGGTGTTGGTGAAGATCCACACCTGCGGGATTTGCGGGACGGATTTGAAGAAGATTCATACTGGGTCTCATGACGCGCCGCGTGTCTTCGGGCACGAGATGGCAGGGACGATTGTGCGAATAGGCACAGGGGTTGAAGGGTTTGCTGTTGGCGATCGAGTTATGGCGTACCACCATATTCCCTGTGGGGAATGCTACTACTGTAGGAAGAAGACGTTTGCTCAGTGTGAGGTTTATAAGAAGGTCGGTTGTACGGCAGGCTTTGCACCCGCGGGCGGTGGGTTCGCTGAATACATTCGTGTGATGGACTGGATTGTGCGCAGGGGACTGGTGAAGATTCCGGATGATGTTCCGTTTGAACAGGCCGCGTTTCTGGAGCCAGTCAACACTTGTTATAAGGCGATTCAGTTGCTTGATTTACAGGCGGATGAGACGGTGCTGGTGATTGGGCAGGGTCCGATCGGAATTTTACTGGCGGCATTGGCTCGGCGAACGGGAGCCACCGTGGTGACGAGTGATCTTTATGCGGAGCGGCATTCTGTTGCGGCAAAGTTTGGGTTGGATCGGCCCATCGATGCACGGGGAGACGTAGTTGCGGCGGCGAAGGCGGCTACCGAAGGGCGTGGAGCGGATGTGGCGCTGCTGGCGGTTGGCAGTGATGCGCTGATCAAGGTCGCCATGGAGGCGATTCGACCAGGGGGGCGGGTGATGTTGTTTGCATCGACGCAGCACGGGGAGGCGCCGTTCGATCCTGCGGCCGTTTGTATGGATGAGAAGACGTTGATGGGGTCTTACAGCGCGTCGGTGGCGATACAGGACGATGTGACGCGAATGGTGTTCGACGGCTATCGCAATGGGTTTGATCTGACGAATTTGATCTCGCACCGATTTTCGCTTGAAGATGCTGTTGCTGCGATTGATCTGGCTTCGCATCCTCAGGCTGATTCAATGAAGATCGTTATTCAACCTAGCTAGTCTCGGGTTCGCTTCTTGACCTCTACGTTGAGGCGCTTGATCTTCTGGTTGAGAGTAGAGAGCGGAATCTTGAAGTATTCGGCGGCTTCGGTCTGGTTCCAGTGGCAGCGTTCGAGACGATCCGAGATGATTCGACGCTCGATCTCCTCCATAAGGTCGAAGAGGCTGGCGTTGGGCTGGTGATCGAGAAGGCTGGCTGAATAAGTGCTGCCGGTGAGTTGGGTAGGCAGCAGGTCCGGGCTGATTGTGCGGGAGGTGGAGAGAACAACGCCGCGCTCCATGGCATTTTCGAGCTCGCGAACGTTGCCGGGCCACTCGTAGTCCATGATGATGCGCATCGCCTCGGGAGAGAGGGAGCGAATTTCGGTGCCGTTTTCGTCCGCGTAAAACTTGAGGAAGTGGGCGGCGAGCAGAGGAATGTCTTCGCGGCGGGAGCGCAGTGGGGGGAGTTCGAGGCTGATGACATTGAGACGGTAGAAGAGGTCTTCGCGGAAGCGGCCTGCGCGGACGGCATCGTGCAGATTGACGTTGGTTGCTGCGATGATGCGGACGTCGACCTGAATCTCCTGTACGCCGCCAAGGTGCATGAAGCGGCGGTCCTGCAGGACACGAAGTATCTTGGCCTGCATGTCCATTCCCATGGTGCCAATCTCGTCGAGGAAGAGCGTGCCGCCGTTGGCGACTTCGAAGAGACCTTTTTTCGCTGTGACCGCAGAGGTGAAAGCTCCTTTGACGTGGCCAAAAAGGGTCGACTCGAGGAGTTCGGATGGCACGGCGCCCGTGTTGACCGGCACGAAGGGGCGATCCTTGCGCGGCGAGTTGGCATGGATAGCCTTCGCGATGAGCTCTTTGCCGGTGCCGCTTTCGCCTTGAATAAGGACGGTGGAGCGGCTGGGGGAGACCTGCGCGATGAGATCGAAGAGGCGAAGCATCGGCTCGCTTTTGCCGACGATGTTTTCAAAGTTATAACGCTGCTTAAGGGTGCGCTTGAGTTGAACGACTTCTTCTTCAGCGCGATGACGAGCTACTGCGGCGCGGATGTCGGCGAGCAGCTTCTCGTTGTCCCACGGCTTCTGGACAAAGTTTTCCGCTCCAGCACGAATGGCGTCGACAACGTTGCCTACGGTACCGTAAGCCGTGATCATGATGACGGGAAGGTTCGGCTGCATTTCGACGATGCGAGGGAGGAGATCGAGTCCACTTTCGCCGGGGAGTGCGAGGTCGAGAAGAAGCAGATCGTATTCGTTGCGTGAGAGAAGTTCGAGGCCGGATGGGCCGTCGCTCGCTGCGCTGACGGTGAAGCCTTCCAGCGTCAGTAGGGTATCGAGCGATTCGCGGATGGCAGCTTCGTCATCGATGATGAGAATGCGGGGATCCCCGACGATTCGAGCGGTGCGTTGCAGGTGAAGGGTTTCGGCGGCGAGCTCTGTAGTTTCAGACATGCATCGCCTTTCTCTCAGCAACCTCGGACTCGCTCCTTGGGGTCTCGGCGATGGCAGCGGGACGTGTTCCTGAGGAAGGGAACTCCAACTGGAAGGCAGTGCCGATGCCGATTTCGCTTTCGACATGGATCTTGCCGGCGTGTTCCTGCATGATGCCGTAGCTGACGGCGAGGCCAAGCCCGGTGCCTTTGTGCTCGCCCTCCTGCGGCTTAGTCTTGGTGGTGAAGAAGGGATCGTAGATGCGGTGGAGGTGTTCCTTTTCGATGCCATTACCGGAGTCCTGAATGCGGACCATGACTCGACCTGCGCCGTTGAAGGTTGCTATCTTGAGCGTTGCATTGGTGGTTCCAAACATTGCGTCTTTCGCGTTCAACATGAGGTTCAGGATCACCTGTTGCAACTTGCCCTGGTTGCCGTGGATGCGGGCGAGGTGTGGGTCAAAGTTGGTTTCGACTCGAATCTGCGCGGTCTTGAACTGATGCTCAAGCAAGGTGACCGTATCGCGGAGGAGTTCGTTTAGATTGAGGCTGGCAAACTCTGCTCCGCTGGTGCGAGAGAAGTTGAGTAGACCGTTGACGATCTCGGAGGCACGGAAGGTTTGCTGGGTAATCTTTTCGAGTACAGGGGCGAGCCGTTCATCATCGCGCATGTGCTTGCTGAGCATCTGTGTGTAGCTGGAGATGACAGCGAGCGGCGTGTTGACCTCATGTGCGACTCCCGCAGCGAGGAGGCCGATGGAGGAGAGCTTTTCAGCCTGGGTGAGCTGCGCCTCGAGCTGGATGCGGTCAGTGATGTCGTCAACCAGAATAATCCGGCCGACGGCGACGAAGTTTCGTGTGACCAGAGGGGCGATGGCGATGTTGGCGACGCGCACGTTCCCGTTGGGAAGCATGAGGCGGAACTTATAAAGAGTGTGTGTGCCATGCTCGTCACGCACACTGTTGAAGCGGGCAACGAAGTCCGGCGGAAGGACGTCTGAGATTGGTTGTCGGAGGACTTCGGTGCGGGACTTCGAGTACATGCCCTCCATCTGGGTGTTCCAGCTTTCAATGCGGTCTTCGAGGTCGACGGCAAAGACGCCGATGTTGATGGATTCCACGATATTTTCGTGGAATTCTTTGAGGCTTTCAAACTCGGTGATCTTCTGTTCGAGACGGCGATAGAGCTGCGCATTCTGAATGGCGATGCCAATGTAACCCGCCAGGGATTCAAGCAGCTCCATATCTTCACTGGAGAGAAAGTCCCCGTCGTCCGTGCGTCCGAGGCCAATGACGGCTACGGTGCGAGTGCCCGCGCCTTCGCGGTTGGCGACGCGGCAGGGGAGGTAGTAGTTGAGGTCGAGGCGGCCCGCGCTTTGACGCTGCGCTTCGGGAAGACGAAGAACTTGCTGCGGGTTCTCGAGGAAGATGTGATTGTTGGCGCCTGGGCGATCGAAGTCAAGGAAGCGGACATCGAGGCTATGGAGTTCGGCAGAGTGGAGGTTTGTGAGACCATGAGAGGCAGCCAGATCGAAATGTCTTGGCGTGAAGCTACCTTCGCTCTCGGAGGCGAGGAAGACAGCTACACGGGTGACGAGGAGGGTTTGGGGGAGGCGCTCCACGATGGAGTCGAGCAGGGCGCGAAGGTCGGTCTGGGCGTTGATGCCGCGACCAAACTCGACAAGGGTCTCGCGATAGTCGAAGCGTTTCTGATCAAAAACTCGGTCCACTCGTGCCTGAATGGCGCGTTTGAGAGGATCGAAGACGATTCCGGCGATGATGATAGCGGCGAGCAGTCCCCAGACGCCCAGGTTGGAGAGGCGGGTGTGGACGATCTCGCCGGTCAGCGCAATGATGCCGAAGTAGACTCCGACGAGCGACGCGGTGGCGAGGGTGTAGGTGACGCCACGTTTGAAGATGAGGTCGACGTCCATGAGCCTATAGCGGACGATCGCCCAGCTGAAGGTAAGGGGAAGAACGACGAGAGAGAGACCGGCGGCCTTTGCGATCTGGCTGTTGACCGACCAGTCCGCCAAGTAGGGAATGACGTAGAGGAGGGTAAACGGCGTGACGGCGATGAGGGTGCCGCGGGTGAGCCACTTGAGTTGCTGGCGCTCCAAAGCAGACTCGGCCCAACGATAGCGGAAGCGGAAGACGACGGCGGCGATGACGTAGTAGAGGGCGAGGTATCCGAGCGCGATTTGATCGAGTCGATGAAGAAGGACCTCGGTCGCAGACCAGAAACGGATTGCCGTGTATTGCAGGGCTATAAGGAATACCCCGGGAAGGTAGAGCAGCACACAACCGATACGGCGGCCCAGACGGTTGCGCTGGTCAGAGGCGAAGTTGTCGGAGAAGCTCACGGCGAAGTGAAGGAAGAGTGCTGGCTGGAGTGCCTGCGCAGCCATGTTTCCCCAATAG
Coding sequences within:
- a CDS encoding zinc-dependent dehydrogenase; protein product: MSQIVPETMRAAVYRGVNDVRVETIAVPEIGEGEVLVKIHTCGICGTDLKKIHTGSHDAPRVFGHEMAGTIVRIGTGVEGFAVGDRVMAYHHIPCGECYYCRKKTFAQCEVYKKVGCTAGFAPAGGGFAEYIRVMDWIVRRGLVKIPDDVPFEQAAFLEPVNTCYKAIQLLDLQADETVLVIGQGPIGILLAALARRTGATVVTSDLYAERHSVAAKFGLDRPIDARGDVVAAAKAATEGRGADVALLAVGSDALIKVAMEAIRPGGRVMLFASTQHGEAPFDPAAVCMDEKTLMGSYSASVAIQDDVTRMVFDGYRNGFDLTNLISHRFSLEDAVAAIDLASHPQADSMKIVIQPS
- a CDS encoding sigma-54-dependent transcriptional regulator, with product MSETTELAAETLHLQRTARIVGDPRILIIDDEAAIRESLDTLLTLEGFTVSAASDGPSGLELLSRNEYDLLLLDLALPGESGLDLLPRIVEMQPNLPVIMITAYGTVGNVVDAIRAGAENFVQKPWDNEKLLADIRAAVARHRAEEEVVQLKRTLKQRYNFENIVGKSEPMLRLFDLIAQVSPSRSTVLIQGESGTGKELIAKAIHANSPRKDRPFVPVNTGAVPSELLESTLFGHVKGAFTSAVTAKKGLFEVANGGTLFLDEIGTMGMDMQAKILRVLQDRRFMHLGGVQEIQVDVRIIAATNVNLHDAVRAGRFREDLFYRLNVISLELPPLRSRREDIPLLAAHFLKFYADENGTEIRSLSPEAMRIIMDYEWPGNVRELENAMERGVVLSTSRTISPDLLPTQLTGSTYSASLLDHQPNASLFDLMEEIERRIISDRLERCHWNQTEAAEYFKIPLSTLNQKIKRLNVEVKKRTRD
- a CDS encoding ATP-binding protein, translating into MNNASQTRILAVVLAVATVAACVLAAMNFDRESGLDVPTDGIWWVEAATGLRAERVPVLSPGHRAGIRTGDILLSVDDQPTPRVAPLVREMFRSGIWAHATYSILRPVPQSIDLNGATRLDIQVILEPKDRSINQGLRFIALVYLCIGIYVLFRRWTAPKSVHFYVFCLASFVLYSFRSTGEPGTFDWFIYWGNMAAQALQPALFLHFAVSFSDNFASDQRNRLGRRIGCVLLYLPGVFLIALQYTAIRFWSATEVLLHRLDQIALGYLALYYVIAAVVFRFRYRWAESALERQQLKWLTRGTLIAVTPFTLLYVIPYLADWSVNSQIAKAAGLSLVVLPLTFSWAIVRYRLMDVDLIFKRGVTYTLATASLVGVYFGIIALTGEIVHTRLSNLGVWGLLAAIIIAGIVFDPLKRAIQARVDRVFDQKRFDYRETLVEFGRGINAQTDLRALLDSIVERLPQTLLVTRVAVFLASESEGSFTPRHFDLAASHGLTNLHSAELHSLDVRFLDFDRPGANNHIFLENPQQVLRLPEAQRQSAGRLDLNYYLPCRVANREGAGTRTVAVIGLGRTDDGDFLSSEDMELLESLAGYIGIAIQNAQLYRRLEQKITEFESLKEFHENIVESINIGVFAVDLEDRIESWNTQMEGMYSKSRTEVLRQPISDVLPPDFVARFNSVRDEHGTHTLYKFRLMLPNGNVRVANIAIAPLVTRNFVAVGRIILVDDITDRIQLEAQLTQAEKLSSIGLLAAGVAHEVNTPLAVISSYTQMLSKHMRDDERLAPVLEKITQQTFRASEIVNGLLNFSRTSGAEFASLNLNELLRDTVTLLEHQFKTAQIRVETNFDPHLARIHGNQGKLQQVILNLMLNAKDAMFGTTNATLKIATFNGAGRVMVRIQDSGNGIEKEHLHRIYDPFFTTKTKPQEGEHKGTGLGLAVSYGIMQEHAGKIHVESEIGIGTAFQLEFPSSGTRPAAIAETPRSESEVAERKAMHV